The segment CCAACATATAAGCGACCCAAAAATTCAAATACTCTTTACTTGGTTCGAGTGAATAGAGTCGTGCAAGTGCCATTTCTGAGGTTTTTCGATTCCAAGAGTAGTGATAAAGTTGAGTTGTTTGTTCAGCAGTTTCAAAATTTCCAATTTTTGTCTTTAAAAGCATATTCCGAATATAAGTTACAGGTCGATCCATTTGTAGAATCATCTCAAACTCATTTTTTGGAAACCCGATAAAAAATGAACTTAAAATTTTGTCAAGAGCTTTATATTGATCTGCTGAACTCATTGCTTTTAAATCTTCGTCGGAAAATGCTTTTGAAAAAACAGGCAACTCTTCAGATGGAACACCAAGTGAAAAACCTTCGCTAACAACTTTATTTGTCTCAATATATTCAACAATTGTTTCTTGAACTGGAATATCGATTGTTGTAGCAGTTTTTGCAAGAACCCAAACACCGTTAAACGGAGAGATTTCTAAAATATCTCCTCGATTGAGTCGGTTGCTATGATATTGCCACATTTCCGCATCATATTTCCAAACTAAATCAATATTTGCATTATCTGTGATGAGGTCAAGATTTGGAATATTTCCGACAAGATTCCAACCACGATGTAGCTGTAAAGTGTAAGTTTCAGTAGCAAAAAGCGAGACTGAAAAAAGTAGAGCTAAAACTATTTTTCGCATGAAAAATCCTTTCTTTTAAATTGAGTCTTGTAAATGTATCTTCTTAAAGAGACTCTCTATTTTTTAGATCGACTTGTTAAGATTGTTTTGGAAATTTTATTGAATTTTTTTTGGAATAAAAAAGCAAGGTTAAAAAACCTTGCAAATAATTTTTTAATTTTGTGAAAGCCACTTTTGTTGCAGAGAATCATGAAAACTTTTTTCAACTCCGTGAGATTCGCGAAGTTGTAAAAGAATCTGATTTACATCTTCAACAAGCGGATTTCCTTTTTTAAAAGAGATACCGTAACTTTGTGAATTAAAAGAGATTGGTAAGACTTCAAAAACTTTCTTGTGAGCTTTTCTATTTTCTATATTTTTTAGATAAATAAGTTGTGGTCCATCATAAACAAGAGCTTCAACTTTTCCAATTCTCACAAGTTCGATTCCCTCTTCCAAACTTTTAACAGGAACTGTATTTACACCCAGCTCTTCAAGATACTCAATTGGTGCTGTATTTTCAACAGAAGCGACAAATTTTCCAATGAGGTCCTTTTCGCTTTTTATCGAACCAGTAATTGTTTTTGTAGTTATAGCTGCGGTAACAAGTGCGGTTGTAATACTTAAAAGAAGAAGTCCTGCAATATGCCAACTCAAATCAAGACTTCTTGCCCAACCTCTTGTTTTTGGAGTCTCAAAAGTAACAAGCATTGTAATCGACCACCAAAAAGAGTCATAAGCTCCATGCAAAAAGTTTTGTGGAAAAATCTTTTCATTTTCAAAAGTGAAGAATCTATCAATTATCCAACGAAGCAGACCAACAAAAAGAACAACTAAAAAGAAATATCCTAAACCAATTAGAGAAAATTGATTATCGATAATTTCACTAACAATATCAGAAGCATTAAAAGATGTTTTATCGGAAGAAACAAGAACTTGCAAACCGAGTTCATACATTGAGTGAGAAAAGTCAATCTCTTTTTCTCGTTTTGAAGTGATTGTTATGGAAGTGATTCCTGCATCAATCTCGCCTCGTTTTGTTGCATCAATAATTTCTCGAGTATTTTGGAAAACAATAAATTCAGTTTTTTGATTCAGCCGTTTTGAAATTTCATTCCATAAATCGATACTGAAACCTTTTGGGTTTGAACTGTTTTTATCAAAAAGAACCCACGGTTCGCTGGGTTTAATTCCAACTTTCAAATCTGCGGAAAGTTGTAGAGAGAGAAATAGTAAAGCTAGAAATAGTTTCAAAAAGTAACTCCTAAATTTTTTGGATTTTTACCAAATATTTTTTAAAAACATTTTAATAATTTCTATTTTTATAGCTTCTTAAGTTCTTTTTTCTTAATGATTATTATAATTTGGTATAAAAGCTATAATTCCAAAAATTTCAAAGGAGAAAATTTGAAAAGAGTTTTTCTATTCGCACTTTTAACAACTTTTTTAAGTGCAGATTATTACATGGCACAATTTCAGCCATATGAAACAATAACTGTAAAAGCGGAACTTTCGGGTGTTGTTCAGAGAATTGCAGATAGCAAAGAGTTTTC is part of the Thiovulum sp. ES genome and harbors:
- a CDS encoding periplasmic component of amino acid ABC-type transporter/signal transduction system (PFAM: Ligand-gated ion channel; Bacterial extracellular solute-binding proteins, family 3) — encoded protein: MKLFLALLFLSLQLSADLKVGIKPSEPWVLFDKNSSNPKGFSIDLWNEISKRLNQKTEFIVFQNTREIIDATKRGEIDAGITSITITSKREKEIDFSHSMYELGLQVLVSSDKTSFNASDIVSEIIDNQFSLIGLGYFFLVVLFVGLLRWIIDRFFTFENEKIFPQNFLHGAYDSFWWSITMLVTFETPKTRGWARSLDLSWHIAGLLLLSITTALVTAAITTKTITGSIKSEKDLIGKFVASVENTAPIEYLEELGVNTVPVKSLEEGIELVRIGKVEALVYDGPQLIYLKNIENRKAHKKVFEVLPISFNSQSYGISFKKGNPLVEDVNQILLQLRESHGVEKSFHDSLQQKWLSQN